The Tamandua tetradactyla isolate mTamTet1 chromosome 8, mTamTet1.pri, whole genome shotgun sequence genome includes a window with the following:
- the PANX3 gene encoding pannexin-3, giving the protein MSLAHTAAEYMLSDALLPDRRGHRLKGLRLELPLDRMVKFVAVGFPLLLMSLAFAQEFSSGSPISCFSPSNFSIRQAAYVDSSCWDSLLHHQQDESGRYKMKSLWPHKALPYSLLALAVAMYLPVLLWQFAAVPALSSDLLFIISELDKSYNRSIRLVQQMLKIRQKSSDPHVFWDELEKARKERYFEFPLLERYLACKQRSHSLVATYLLKNSLLLLFTSATYVYLGHFHLDVFFQEEFSCFIKSGLLSDETHVPDLITCRLTSLSIFQIVSLSSAAVYTLLVPVIIYNLTRLCRWDKRLLSIYEMLPAFDLLSRKMLGCPINDLNVILLFLRANISELISFSWLNVLCVLKDTTNQKHNIDTVVDFMTLLAGLEPSKPKHLTHQACDEYP; this is encoded by the exons ATGTCGCTTGCACACACAGCTGCAGAGTACATGCTCTCAGATGCCCTGCTGCCAGACCGAAGGGGCCACCGCCTCAAAGGACTGCGCCTGGAACTGCCCCTGGATCGTATGGTCAAGTTTGTGGCTGTGGGCTTCCCCTTGTTGCTGATGTCCCTGGCATTTGCTCAGGAGTTCTCCTCTG GGTCTCCGATCAGCTGCTTCTCTCCCAGTAACTTCAGCATCCGGCAGGCTGCTTATGTGGACAGTTCCTGTTGGGACTCACTACTTCACCACCAACAGGACGAGTCTGGGCGATACAAGATGAAATCTCTCTGGCCCCACAAG GCCCTCCCCTACTCCCTGCTGGCACTGGCCGTGGCCATGTACCTGCCAGTTCTGCTGTGGCAGTTCGCAGCTGTGCCTGCCCTCAGCTCAGACCTGCTCTTCATCATCAGTGAACTGGACAAGTCCTATAACCGCTCCATCCGCCTGGTGCAGCAAATGTTGAAGATCCGGCAGAAGAGCTCTGACCCACATGTTTTCTGGGACGAGTTAGAGAA GGCTCGGAAAGAGCGATACTTTGAATTCCCCTTGCTAGAGCGGTACCTGGCATGTAAGCAGCGTTCACATTCCCTAGTGGCTACCTACCTCCTGAAGAACTCCCTCTTGCTCCTCTTTACCTCAGCCACCTACGTGTACCTTGGCCACTTCCATCTGGATGTCTTCTTCCAAGAAGAATTCAGCTGTTTCATCAAGTCAGGGCTGCTAAGTGACGAGACCCACGTCCCTGATCTGATCACATGCAGGCTGACTTCCCTGTCTATTTTCCAGATTGTTAGCCTTTCCAGTGCAGCTGTATACACCCTACTGGTTCCAGTGATAATATACAACCTCACACGGCTGTGTCGGTGGGACAAACGACTCCTATCCATCTATGAGATGCTCCCAGCTTTTGATCTCCTCAGCAGAAAGATGCTGGGATGCCCCATCAATGACCTCAATGTTATCCTTCTCTTCCTCCGAGCCAACATCTCTGAGCTCATCTCTTTTAGCTGGTTGAATGTTTTATGTGTTTTAAAGGATACAACCAATCAGAAGCACAACATTGACACAGTGGTTGATTTCATGACTTTATTAGCTGGTTTAGAGCCCTCAAAACCTAAACATCTTACCCATCAGGCATGTGATGAATACCCGTag
- the TBRG1 gene encoding transforming growth factor beta regulator 1 isoform X2: MSLLGVLTFSPRAQLPASKARMKKLPKKSQNEKYRLKYLRLRKAAKATVFENAAICDEIARLEEKFLKAKEERRYLLRKLLQLQALTEGEAQAAVPSHSSSLPLTYGVASSAGTVQGAGPISGPSTGAEEPFGKKSKKEKKEKGKENNKLEVLKKTSKKKKMEGGARKLVQPIALDPSGRPVFPIGLGGLTVYSLGEIITDRPGFHDESAIYPVGYCSTRTYASMKCPDQKCLYTCQIKDGGVQPQFEIVPEDDPQNAIISSSADACHAELLKTISATIGKLMPNLLPSGADFFGFSHPTIHNLIQSCPGARKCVNYQWVKFDVCRPGDGQLPQGLPENDAAMSFEAFQRQNLDEDQNDPILPDSQAAVELKGFSLQDPWTSQSFSLQPLCLLTSPCS, from the exons ATGAGCCTGCTGGGCGTCCTCACCTTCTCGCCACGGGCCCAGCTGCCGGCCAGCAAGGCCAGGATGAAAAAGCTCCCGAAGAAGAGTCAGAACGAGAAGTACCGGCTGAAGTACCTGCGGCTGCGGAAAGCGGCCAAAGCCACGGTGTTC gaaaatgcTGCTATTTGTGATGAAATTGCTCGCCTTGAGGAAAAATTTcttaaagcaaaagaagaaagaag GTACTTACTAAGGAAGCTCCTCCAGCTTCAGGCTCTAACTGAAGGGGAAGCACAGGCTGCAGTTCCTTCCCACAGCTCCAGTTTGCCCCTGACTTATGGTGTGGCCAGCTCGGCAGGAACTGTACAGGGTGCTGGGCCCATTTCTGGACCCAGCACTGGGGCTGAGGAACCATTTGGGAAGAAatccaagaaggagaaaaaagaaaaaggcaaagagaaCAACAAACTGGAAG TTCTGAAGAAAacatccaagaaaaagaaaatggagggagGTGCTCGCAAGCTGGTTCAGCCCATTGCCCTGGATCCCTCAGGACGGCCTGTGTTCCCCATCGGACTGGGGGGTCTAACAGTATATAGCCTAGGGGAG ATCATCACCGACCGGCCTGGCTTCCATGATGAGAGTGCCATCTACCCTGTGGGCTACTGCAGTACTAGGACGTATGCCAGCATGAAGTGCCCAGACCAGAAGTGTCTGTACACCTGTCAGATCAAGGATGGTGGTGTGCAGCCTCAG tttgaAATTGTTCCTGAAGATGACCCCCAGAATGCCATCATCAGCTCTTCTGCAGATGCTTGTCATGCAGAACTGCTCAAGACCATTAGTGCTACCAT AGGGAAACTAATGCCTAACCTGCTTCCATCTGGAGCTGACTTTTTTGGGTTTTCTCATCCAACCATCCACAACCTGATCCAGAGTTGTCCAGGAGCTCGAAAGTGTGTCAA TTACCAGTGGGTGAAGTTTGATGTATGCAGACCTGGAGATGGACAGCTCCCCCAGGGACTTCCAGAGAATGATGCAGCTATGAGCTTTGAGGCCTTTCAGAGACAGAACCTTGATGAAGATCAGAATGATCCCATTCTGCCAG ATTCCCAGGCTGCAGTGGAACTTAAAGGTTTTTCCCTCCAGGATCCTTGGACCTCCCAGAGCTTCAGCCTGCAGCCTTTGTGTCTTCTTACCAGCCCCTGTTCCTGA
- the TBRG1 gene encoding transforming growth factor beta regulator 1 isoform X3 yields the protein MSLLGVLTFSPRAQLPASKARMKKLPKKSQNEKYRLKYLRLRKAAKATVFENAAICDEIARLEEKFLKAKEERRYLLRKLLQLQALTEGEAQAAVPSHSSSLPLTYGVASSAGTVQGAGPISGPSTGAEEPFGKKSKKEKKEKGKENNKLEVLKKTSKKKKMEGGARKLVQPIALDPSGRPVFPIGLGGLTVYSLGEIITDRPGFHDESAIYPVGYCSTRTYASMKCPDQKCLYTCQIKDGGVQPQFEIVPEDDPQNAIISSSADACHAELLKTISATIGKLMPNLLPSGADFFGFSHPTIHNLIQSCPGARKCVNYQWVKFDVCRPGDGQLPQGLPENDAAMSFEAFQRQNLDEDQNDPILPGKGLA from the exons ATGAGCCTGCTGGGCGTCCTCACCTTCTCGCCACGGGCCCAGCTGCCGGCCAGCAAGGCCAGGATGAAAAAGCTCCCGAAGAAGAGTCAGAACGAGAAGTACCGGCTGAAGTACCTGCGGCTGCGGAAAGCGGCCAAAGCCACGGTGTTC gaaaatgcTGCTATTTGTGATGAAATTGCTCGCCTTGAGGAAAAATTTcttaaagcaaaagaagaaagaag GTACTTACTAAGGAAGCTCCTCCAGCTTCAGGCTCTAACTGAAGGGGAAGCACAGGCTGCAGTTCCTTCCCACAGCTCCAGTTTGCCCCTGACTTATGGTGTGGCCAGCTCGGCAGGAACTGTACAGGGTGCTGGGCCCATTTCTGGACCCAGCACTGGGGCTGAGGAACCATTTGGGAAGAAatccaagaaggagaaaaaagaaaaaggcaaagagaaCAACAAACTGGAAG TTCTGAAGAAAacatccaagaaaaagaaaatggagggagGTGCTCGCAAGCTGGTTCAGCCCATTGCCCTGGATCCCTCAGGACGGCCTGTGTTCCCCATCGGACTGGGGGGTCTAACAGTATATAGCCTAGGGGAG ATCATCACCGACCGGCCTGGCTTCCATGATGAGAGTGCCATCTACCCTGTGGGCTACTGCAGTACTAGGACGTATGCCAGCATGAAGTGCCCAGACCAGAAGTGTCTGTACACCTGTCAGATCAAGGATGGTGGTGTGCAGCCTCAG tttgaAATTGTTCCTGAAGATGACCCCCAGAATGCCATCATCAGCTCTTCTGCAGATGCTTGTCATGCAGAACTGCTCAAGACCATTAGTGCTACCAT AGGGAAACTAATGCCTAACCTGCTTCCATCTGGAGCTGACTTTTTTGGGTTTTCTCATCCAACCATCCACAACCTGATCCAGAGTTGTCCAGGAGCTCGAAAGTGTGTCAA TTACCAGTGGGTGAAGTTTGATGTATGCAGACCTGGAGATGGACAGCTCCCCCAGGGACTTCCAGAGAATGATGCAGCTATGAGCTTTGAGGCCTTTCAGAGACAGAACCTTGATGAAGATCAGAATGATCCCATTCTGCCAG GAAAAGGACTTGCCTAG
- the TBRG1 gene encoding transforming growth factor beta regulator 1 isoform X1, which produces MSLLGVLTFSPRAQLPASKARMKKLPKKSQNEKYRLKYLRLRKAAKATVFENAAICDEIARLEEKFLKAKEERRYLLRKLLQLQALTEGEAQAAVPSHSSSLPLTYGVASSAGTVQGAGPISGPSTGAEEPFGKKSKKEKKEKGKENNKLEVLKKTSKKKKMEGGARKLVQPIALDPSGRPVFPIGLGGLTVYSLGEIITDRPGFHDESAIYPVGYCSTRTYASMKCPDQKCLYTCQIKDGGVQPQFEIVPEDDPQNAIISSSADACHAELLKTISATIGKLMPNLLPSGADFFGFSHPTIHNLIQSCPGARKCVNYQWVKFDVCRPGDGQLPQGLPENDAAMSFEAFQRQNLDEDQNDPILPGSLDLPELQPAAFVSSYQPLFLTHEPLVDTHLQHLKSPSQCSPTQSLD; this is translated from the exons ATGAGCCTGCTGGGCGTCCTCACCTTCTCGCCACGGGCCCAGCTGCCGGCCAGCAAGGCCAGGATGAAAAAGCTCCCGAAGAAGAGTCAGAACGAGAAGTACCGGCTGAAGTACCTGCGGCTGCGGAAAGCGGCCAAAGCCACGGTGTTC gaaaatgcTGCTATTTGTGATGAAATTGCTCGCCTTGAGGAAAAATTTcttaaagcaaaagaagaaagaag GTACTTACTAAGGAAGCTCCTCCAGCTTCAGGCTCTAACTGAAGGGGAAGCACAGGCTGCAGTTCCTTCCCACAGCTCCAGTTTGCCCCTGACTTATGGTGTGGCCAGCTCGGCAGGAACTGTACAGGGTGCTGGGCCCATTTCTGGACCCAGCACTGGGGCTGAGGAACCATTTGGGAAGAAatccaagaaggagaaaaaagaaaaaggcaaagagaaCAACAAACTGGAAG TTCTGAAGAAAacatccaagaaaaagaaaatggagggagGTGCTCGCAAGCTGGTTCAGCCCATTGCCCTGGATCCCTCAGGACGGCCTGTGTTCCCCATCGGACTGGGGGGTCTAACAGTATATAGCCTAGGGGAG ATCATCACCGACCGGCCTGGCTTCCATGATGAGAGTGCCATCTACCCTGTGGGCTACTGCAGTACTAGGACGTATGCCAGCATGAAGTGCCCAGACCAGAAGTGTCTGTACACCTGTCAGATCAAGGATGGTGGTGTGCAGCCTCAG tttgaAATTGTTCCTGAAGATGACCCCCAGAATGCCATCATCAGCTCTTCTGCAGATGCTTGTCATGCAGAACTGCTCAAGACCATTAGTGCTACCAT AGGGAAACTAATGCCTAACCTGCTTCCATCTGGAGCTGACTTTTTTGGGTTTTCTCATCCAACCATCCACAACCTGATCCAGAGTTGTCCAGGAGCTCGAAAGTGTGTCAA TTACCAGTGGGTGAAGTTTGATGTATGCAGACCTGGAGATGGACAGCTCCCCCAGGGACTTCCAGAGAATGATGCAGCTATGAGCTTTGAGGCCTTTCAGAGACAGAACCTTGATGAAGATCAGAATGATCCCATTCTGCCAG GATCCTTGGACCTCCCAGAGCTTCAGCCTGCAGCCTTTGTGTCTTCTTACCAGCCCCTGTTCCTGACACACGAACCCTTGGTAGATACTCACCTGCAGCACTTGAAATCTCCATCACAGTGCAGCCCAACTCAGTCTTTAGACTAA
- the TBRG1 gene encoding transforming growth factor beta regulator 1 isoform X4 translates to MSLLGVLTFSPRAQLPASKARMKKLPKKSQNEKYRLKYLRLRKAAKATVFENAAICDEIARLEEKFLKAKEERRYLLRKLLQLQALTEGEAQAAVPSHSSSLPLTYGVASSAGTVQGAGPISGPSTGAEEPFGKKSKKEKKEKGKENNKLEVLKKTSKKKKMEGGARKLVQPIALDPSGRPVFPIGLGGLTVYSLGEIITDRPGFHDESAIYPVGYCSTRTYASMKCPDQKCLYTCQIKDGGVQPQFEIVPEDDPQNAIISSSADACHAELLKTISATIGKLMPNLLPSGADFFGFSHPTIHNLIQSCPGARKCVNYQWVKFDVCRPGDGQLPQGLPENDAAMSFEAFQRQNLDEDQNDPILPGCSGT, encoded by the exons ATGAGCCTGCTGGGCGTCCTCACCTTCTCGCCACGGGCCCAGCTGCCGGCCAGCAAGGCCAGGATGAAAAAGCTCCCGAAGAAGAGTCAGAACGAGAAGTACCGGCTGAAGTACCTGCGGCTGCGGAAAGCGGCCAAAGCCACGGTGTTC gaaaatgcTGCTATTTGTGATGAAATTGCTCGCCTTGAGGAAAAATTTcttaaagcaaaagaagaaagaag GTACTTACTAAGGAAGCTCCTCCAGCTTCAGGCTCTAACTGAAGGGGAAGCACAGGCTGCAGTTCCTTCCCACAGCTCCAGTTTGCCCCTGACTTATGGTGTGGCCAGCTCGGCAGGAACTGTACAGGGTGCTGGGCCCATTTCTGGACCCAGCACTGGGGCTGAGGAACCATTTGGGAAGAAatccaagaaggagaaaaaagaaaaaggcaaagagaaCAACAAACTGGAAG TTCTGAAGAAAacatccaagaaaaagaaaatggagggagGTGCTCGCAAGCTGGTTCAGCCCATTGCCCTGGATCCCTCAGGACGGCCTGTGTTCCCCATCGGACTGGGGGGTCTAACAGTATATAGCCTAGGGGAG ATCATCACCGACCGGCCTGGCTTCCATGATGAGAGTGCCATCTACCCTGTGGGCTACTGCAGTACTAGGACGTATGCCAGCATGAAGTGCCCAGACCAGAAGTGTCTGTACACCTGTCAGATCAAGGATGGTGGTGTGCAGCCTCAG tttgaAATTGTTCCTGAAGATGACCCCCAGAATGCCATCATCAGCTCTTCTGCAGATGCTTGTCATGCAGAACTGCTCAAGACCATTAGTGCTACCAT AGGGAAACTAATGCCTAACCTGCTTCCATCTGGAGCTGACTTTTTTGGGTTTTCTCATCCAACCATCCACAACCTGATCCAGAGTTGTCCAGGAGCTCGAAAGTGTGTCAA TTACCAGTGGGTGAAGTTTGATGTATGCAGACCTGGAGATGGACAGCTCCCCCAGGGACTTCCAGAGAATGATGCAGCTATGAGCTTTGAGGCCTTTCAGAGACAGAACCTTGATGAAGATCAGAATGATCCCATTCTGCCAG GCTGCAGTGGAACTTAA